One Nostoc sp. ATCC 53789 genomic window, GCATCCGGCGGATTTTACAGACGCGGTTAGAAATGATTGGCTACAGTGTAGTTACAGCTTCTGATGGTGAAGAAGCTTTGTCAGCTTTTCGTAAAGAAACTCCCGACTTAATCGTTCTGGATGTGATGATGCCAAAGCTGGATGGCTACGGTGTCTGTCAAGAATTACGGAAACAATCAGACGTACCAATTATTATGCTAACAGCATTGGCAGATGTAGCAGACCGAATCACTGGGCTGGAACTGGGTGCTGATGACTACATGACGAAACCTTTCTCACCCAAAGAACTAGAAGCTCGAATTGCCTGTGTACTAAAACGGCGCTCCCACAAAACTAGTATGAATACTATTCCTAACTCTTTTATAATTCATACAGGCGACCTGAAAATCGATATAAGTAAGCGGCAAGTCCATAAAAATGAGCAACGCATTCGGTTGACAGGTATAGAATTTAGCTTACTAGAGTTGTTAGTGAATGATTCGGGAAAGATTTTTTCGCGGTTAGAAATATTACGGCAATTGTGGGGCTTTGTACCAGAGATGAGTACAGACACCCGTGTGGTAGATGTGCATATTTCACGATTGCGGACAAAGGTAGAATCCGATCCCAATAACCCAGAATTAATTATTACAGCAAGAGGTAGCGGTTATTTTTTCCCACGAATTATTGATTTAGAGCAGGAATAATAAAAAAATATGAGTAAGCTCATCCTAATTACAGGCATAAGTAAAGGTCTAGGTTATGCGATGGCTGAGAGTTTTATTCAACAGGGACATACTGTTATTGGTTGCGCCCGTTCATCAGATGCAATCGATAAAATACGCCAAAAGTTTAGTGTGCCCAACGATTTCACATCTGTAGATGTGGCAAATGAACAACTTGTAGAAAAATGGGCCCAAGACGTACTTCAAAAATATTCACCGCCAGATATAGTAATTAATAATGCGGCAATTACCAATTATCCAGCACCTTTGTGGGAAATACCATCTGAAGAATTTTCGGATCTTATAGATATCAATATCAAAGGAGTAGCGAATATAATTCGCTATTTCGTACCAGCAATGGTGAAAAAGAAACGGGGTATTATTGTTAACTTTAGTTCAGGCTGGGGACGTTCGACTTCAGCCCAAGTTGCCCCATACTGCGCTTCCAAGTGGGCAATAGAAGGATTAACTCGTTCTTTGGCACAAGAATTGCCAACTGGTATGGCAGCTATACCGCTCAATCCAGGGATTATTCATACAGATATGCTTTCTATTAGCTTTGGAGAAGAAGCTGCTAATTATACACCCGTGTCCGATTGGGTATTGAAAGCTGTGCCATTTATTCTCAATTTAAAACCCAAAGATAACGGGATTCCCTTGACCATTTCATGAAATTGGTCAAGGGAATTGCTTTGACTGTATATTAATCAATGCAATAGCGATGTCTACGACGGGCTGCGCCTACGCTATTGGCTCAATGTGGTTCGGTTAAGAAAGTTTTTCTGTGAAGGCAAGGGAACAGTTACGAAAAAGCAGGCTGATTTCAACTGTATTGGTTTATCGCCCAGAGGCACAGGAAATTAGTACAATTTTTGGATACTGGAGTTTTCATTTTTGAAAAAGCATTTGAGCCAAAGTCTACCTATAGCACCAAGCCGGAAACTGAAGATTACGATCCTAACAGTAGGTTCAAGAGGAGATTTGCAACCATACTGTGCTTTAGCTATTGGCTTGAAGCGTGCGGGGCATGAGGTAACAGTCGCAACGCATGAGAACTTTGAGCCATTTGTGAGGAAGTTCGATTTAAAGTTTGCGGCGATCGCTGGCAATATGGAAGAGTTTCTGCAATCGAAACAAGGGCAGCGATTGATTGCGGGAGAAAAGTTGAAAAAAGAAGAAGGAGATAAGCTTTTACTTCAACAGTTGGAATCAGCTTGGAGTGCGTGTGTTGGAAGTGAGGTGATTATCTACACACCGTTAGCTACCTTTGGATATCACATTGCAGAGAAATTAGGCGTACCCTGCTTTTTTGCATCAGTTCTGCCGTTGACTCCTACAGGGATGTTTGGGTTTTTGAGGTTTGCTCAAATAGCTAAAAACCCGCTAAAGAAAGCGATAAATTATGGTAGCTACTTACTAGTAGAGTTTTTGCACTGGCAAAGATATCGGAAATTGCTCAATCACTTCAGAACAGAAACATTGAAATTGCCGCCTCTACCATATTTCGGCAGACGCTTCAGACAGAAGACTCCGGCGAATGTATCACGAATCCCTATATTGTATGGATTTAGTTCGCACGTCATCCCAAGACCCCGTGACTGGCCTGCATGGGTGTATGTAACTGGGTTTTGGTTTATTGACCAAGCCTCCGAATATGAGCCACCTCTGGAACTAGAGGATTTTCTTGGACGAAAGCAATTACCTTTGTGTTTTGGATTTGGCAGCATGACGATGCCGAATCCAGAATATCTCACACACTATATAGTGGAAGCTTTAAAGAAAACCCATCAAGGCGGGATTATATTGTCAGGCTGGGGTAACGTTGGAAGAACGGTGAATATAAAAGATTCGCTACGAGTGTTTGTGATCAAGGAAGTTCCACATGATTGGCTGTTTCCCCAAGTGCCAGCAGTAGTACATCACGGAGGAGCTAGTACAACGGCAGCAGTGTTACGTGCAGGGACACCATCAATTACTGTACCCTTTTTTGCAGATCAGCCAGTTTGGGGAGAAAAGCTAACTCGCTTGGGAGTCAGCCCTGCACCGATACCGTACAATCAAGTGTCAGATAAAACTTTAGCAGCAGCGATTGAAATCGTACTGGGTGATGAGGTGATGCAGAAAAAAGCCCAGGAGTTAGGTGAGAAAATCAGGGGTGAAGATGGTGTGGCGAATGCAGTTGAAGCATTTCATCGACATTTGGGGTTGATTGGGTGAGAAATCCCAGACAATTAAAATCATCACACCTACAACAGCAATAAATGCCCCAAGTGAAAGTTTACACGGTACTCTGTGTCAACAGCAGTATCCTAATGGTTTTTTACACGCCAGGGCATTGCTGGCAGTTTCGCATCATCAGCCGCACGGGTGGGATATTCGGGGAACAAAAGATTTATTACACGGCGGAGGCAGCTTTGAGGATTGGGTTGGAGTGGTTGCGGGATGAACGGTAATGAGTGCGTATATGCGATCCAAGGTCAGCACTAGTAGCAAGAGATAATCCCTTTTGGTGAAGGTAAATTGCTTGAAATTGTACACCGATTTTTTATTTGTCGCTCCACTAACTATATGGAGGCGAATTAATGGAAAAGAAAAGTTGGCGATCGCTACAATCAATATTTCCAGTACTTATACAGAGGTACTAATATCTGCTATTGTATAAAATAAGTCTTAGTGAAAAGGTAATAAACGTAAATTTATATACTCTGTTGAGATGAATAACTCAGTAGAGTATTTTTGTGAAAGTGTGCCAATGTAAGCGATCGCCAATCCTTTGCCCTTGTTACAATCGCTCCTCTACAGCCTGCGATTGTTCTCTTGAAGTCAAGGGTGTTGTATTGGGCTTGGTTTATTGCGTCCAATCCTTATATAGGCAGCTTTAAAAGTTTTTTGTTATTTCTGCGTAAAACACAAAACTCTAGCTGAATAATAGCACATATCGAACTTCTATATAAACCAGGGGACAACACTTTAAAAGTCCCCGATTTTATTTCTTTTAATCAGAAATTATGTCCTATTCCGCGTTCATCAAGCAAGTAACGGTTAAGTCTGATTATGGTAGAAATTTTGAGACTGCAAGGAGCTTGAATATCCACGTGAAGTCATAAACACTTAAGATATGGGGTGAAAAGCAGTGTAGTCTTATTTAATAACTGGAAAAATAGCTAATTATTCTTCTATTAAAAATTATTCAGTATTGAGTACTCACTAAATTATTTATGAGCATAGATTTACTAGAGTTTTTCCAGCGAACAGACCCCAGCCGGACTTTGTACGTGAATCAAGGTTCAGATAAGAAGTACTACATTGACTTTTCCTCTGTGAGGGGCGGCGATATTATTGGCAAGCTGAAGCAGAAAATCACATTCTTCAAAGCGAACGAACCCACCTGCACCTTATTCACTGGGCATATCGGCTGTGGGAAATCGACAGAACTAATAAGGCTACAAGTAGAATTAGAAGAGTCAGGTTATCACGTAGTATATTTTGAGTCGAGTGAAGACTTAGAAATGACGGACGTAGACATTGCAGATGTGTTGCTAGCGATCGCGCATCGTGTAAGCCAAAGTCTGGAGAAAATCACGCTTGATGAACCGAACAAATTCCACGAACTGCTGCAAGGTGCCTTGAGAGTGCTGGACTCCGAGGTAACGGGGTTTAAGGTAAAAACACCAGCAGGCGATATTGGCTTGTCTACTGAAAAGGAGAAATTCTCCTTAGCACTGGGAATTGGAGAAATTACAGCGAAGACAAAAAGCAACCCGATGCTGCGGGAGAAGCTGAATCAATACTTGGGGCCACAGAAAACCAGACTGCTGGAAGCGATTAATCGAGAACTGCTAGAGCCAGCGATCGCCAAACTGAAGCAGCAGGGGAAAAAGGGATTGGTGGTGATAGTCGATAACCTTGACCGCATAGATAACCGGATCAAGCCGTGGGGTCGTCCACAGCAGGAGTACCTGTTTGTGGATCAGGGGGAGTTTTTGACAAAGCTGAATTGCCATTTAGTTTTCACAATGCCCCTGGCGCTGAAGTTCTCCAACGATTACGGAATGCTGACCCAAAGATTCCCGGAAGACCCGAAGGTACTGCCGATGGTTCCAGTGCAATGGCCAGACGGTAGCGTACATGAACAGGGGATGGGGCTGATGCAGCAGATGGTACTGGCTAGGGCATTCCCTGATTTACAACCAGACGAGCGGTTAAACTACATTACTGAAATTTTCGATAGTGCAGAAACCTTAGAACGCCTGTGCAGACTGAGTGGTGGTCATGTGCGAGATTTGCTCAGGTTGCTCAATACCTTGATACAGGAGGAAATGACACTTCCACTCTCTGGCAATACCTTAGAGCAAGTGATTCGCTCTCGTCGTAATGAGATGATGATGCCGATTTCAGATTCGGAGTGGGAATTACTACGTTATGTTAAGCGAAAGAAGAAAGTCAGTGATGACCAAGGATACCAAAAGCTAATCCGTAGTAGATTTGTGTTTGAATACCGAGATGGGGGCGAATCCTGGTTTGATTTAAACCCGATATTGGCAGAGGCA contains:
- the rpaB gene encoding response regulator transcription factor RpaB, whose amino-acid sequence is MRNLSGEKGTILVVDDEASIRRILQTRLEMIGYSVVTASDGEEALSAFRKETPDLIVLDVMMPKLDGYGVCQELRKQSDVPIIMLTALADVADRITGLELGADDYMTKPFSPKELEARIACVLKRRSHKTSMNTIPNSFIIHTGDLKIDISKRQVHKNEQRIRLTGIEFSLLELLVNDSGKIFSRLEILRQLWGFVPEMSTDTRVVDVHISRLRTKVESDPNNPELIITARGSGYFFPRIIDLEQE
- a CDS encoding SDR family NAD(P)-dependent oxidoreductase produces the protein MSKLILITGISKGLGYAMAESFIQQGHTVIGCARSSDAIDKIRQKFSVPNDFTSVDVANEQLVEKWAQDVLQKYSPPDIVINNAAITNYPAPLWEIPSEEFSDLIDINIKGVANIIRYFVPAMVKKKRGIIVNFSSGWGRSTSAQVAPYCASKWAIEGLTRSLAQELPTGMAAIPLNPGIIHTDMLSISFGEEAANYTPVSDWVLKAVPFILNLKPKDNGIPLTIS
- a CDS encoding glycosyltransferase, with translation MKKHLSQSLPIAPSRKLKITILTVGSRGDLQPYCALAIGLKRAGHEVTVATHENFEPFVRKFDLKFAAIAGNMEEFLQSKQGQRLIAGEKLKKEEGDKLLLQQLESAWSACVGSEVIIYTPLATFGYHIAEKLGVPCFFASVLPLTPTGMFGFLRFAQIAKNPLKKAINYGSYLLVEFLHWQRYRKLLNHFRTETLKLPPLPYFGRRFRQKTPANVSRIPILYGFSSHVIPRPRDWPAWVYVTGFWFIDQASEYEPPLELEDFLGRKQLPLCFGFGSMTMPNPEYLTHYIVEALKKTHQGGIILSGWGNVGRTVNIKDSLRVFVIKEVPHDWLFPQVPAVVHHGGASTTAAVLRAGTPSITVPFFADQPVWGEKLTRLGVSPAPIPYNQVSDKTLAAAIEIVLGDEVMQKKAQELGEKIRGEDGVANAVEAFHRHLGLIG
- a CDS encoding AAA family ATPase codes for the protein MSIDLLEFFQRTDPSRTLYVNQGSDKKYYIDFSSVRGGDIIGKLKQKITFFKANEPTCTLFTGHIGCGKSTELIRLQVELEESGYHVVYFESSEDLEMTDVDIADVLLAIAHRVSQSLEKITLDEPNKFHELLQGALRVLDSEVTGFKVKTPAGDIGLSTEKEKFSLALGIGEITAKTKSNPMLREKLNQYLGPQKTRLLEAINRELLEPAIAKLKQQGKKGLVVIVDNLDRIDNRIKPWGRPQQEYLFVDQGEFLTKLNCHLVFTMPLALKFSNDYGMLTQRFPEDPKVLPMVPVQWPDGSVHEQGMGLMQQMVLARAFPDLQPDERLNYITEIFDSAETLERLCRLSGGHVRDLLRLLNTLIQEEMTLPLSGNTLEQVIRSRRNEMMMPISDSEWELLRYVKRKKKVSDDQGYQKLIRSRFVFEYRDGGESWFDLNPILAEAVELAN